A genomic window from Peromyscus maniculatus bairdii isolate BWxNUB_F1_BW_parent chromosome 1, HU_Pman_BW_mat_3.1, whole genome shotgun sequence includes:
- the Lrfn3 gene encoding leucine-rich repeat and fibronectin type-III domain-containing protein 3, with the protein MAVLPLLLCLLPLAPASSPPQPATSSPCPRRCRCQTQSLPLSVLCPGAGLLFVPPSLDRRAAELRLADNFIAAVRRRDLANMTGLLHLSLSRNTIRHVAAGAFADLRALRALHLDGNRLTSLGEGQLRGLVNLRHLILSNNQLAALAAGALDDCAETLEDLDLSYNNLEQLPWEALGRLGNVNTLGLDHNLLASVPAGAFSRLHKLARLDMTSNRLTTIPPDPLFSRLPLLARPRGSPASALVLAFGGNPLHCNCELVWLRRLAREDDLEACASPPALGGRYFWAVGEEEFVCEPPVVTHRSPPLAVPAGRPAALRCRAVGDPEPRVRWVSPQGRLLGNSSRARAFPNGTLELLVTEPGDGGVFTCIAANAAGEATAAVELTVGPPPPPQLANSTSCDPPRDGDPDALTPPSAASASAKVADTVAPTDRGVQVTEHGATAALVQWPDQRPVPGIRMYQIQYNSSADDILVYRMIPADSRSFLLTDLASGRTYDLCVLAVYEDSATGLTATRPVGCARFSTEPALRPCAAPHAPFLGGTMIIALGGVIVASVLVFIFVLLLRYKVHGGQPPGKAKASAPVSSVCSQTNGALGPVPSAPAPEPAAPRAHTVVQLDCEPWGPSHEPAGP; encoded by the exons ATGGCCGTCCTCCCACTGCTCCTCTGCCTGCTACCGCTGGCCCCTGCCTCATCGCCACCCCAGCCGGCCACATCCAGCCCCTGTCCCCGCCGCTGTCGCTGCCAGACCCAGTCGCTGCCCCTAAGTGTGTTGTGCCCAGGGGCGGGCCTCCTGTTCGTGCCGCCCTCACTGGATCGCCGAGCGGCAGAGCTGCGCCTGGCAGACAACTTCATCGCGGCAGTGCGTCGCCGTGACCTGGCCAACATGACAGGCCTGCTGCATCTGAGCCTGTCTAGAAACACCATCCGCCACGTGGCAGCTGGCGCCTTCGCCGACCTCCGTGCCCTGCGTGCCCTGCACCTAGACGGCAATAGACTGACCTCGCTGGGCGAGGGTCAGCTGCGTGGCCTAGTCAACTTGCGCCACCTCATCTTGAGCAACAACCAGCTGGCAGCCCTGGCAGCTGGTGCCCTGGACGACTGTGCGGAGACCCTGGAGGACCTCGACCTCTCCTATAATAACCTTGAGCAGCTGCCCTGGGAGGCTTTGGGTCGCCTGGGCAACGTCAACACGTTGGGCCTTGACCACAACTTGCTGGCTTCGGTGCCTGCCGGAGCCTTTTCCCGCCTGCACAAACTGGCACGGCTGGACATGACCTCCAACCGCCTGACTACCATCCCACCCGACCCTCTCTTCTCCCGCCTGCCGCTGCTTGCCCGGCCCCGAGGCTCGCCGGCCTCCGCCCTGGTGCTGGCCTTTGGGGGAAACCCTCTCCATTGCAACTGTGAGCTGGTATGGCTGCGCCGCCTGGCTCGGGAAGACGACCTCGAGGCCTGTGCCTCGCCACCGGCTCTAGGGGGCCGCTACTTCTGGGCTGTGGGCGAGGAGGAGTTTGTGTGTGAGCCGCCAGTGGTGACCCACCGCTCACCTCCCCTGGCAGTGCCTGCTGGTCGGCCAGCTGCCCTGCGATGTCGGGCGGTAGGCGACCCAGAGCCACGAGTGCGTTGGGTGTCACCCCAGGGTCGGCTGCTGGGCAACTCCAGCCGCGCTCGTGCCTTCCCTAATGGGACTCTGGAGTTACTGGTCACTGAGCCGGGAGACGGTGGCGTCTTCACCTGCATCGCAGCCAACGCCGCTGGGGAGGCCACCGCTGCGGTTGAGCTGACCGTGggcccccctccacctccccagctagCCAACAGCACCAGCTGTGACCCCCCGCGGGACGGGGATCCTGATGCCCTCACCCCGCcctctgctgcctcagcctccgccAAAGTGGCGGACACGGTGGCCCCCACTGACCGTGGCGTCCAGGTGACTGAGCATGGGGCCACAGCTGCCCTTGTCCAGTGGCCAGACCAGAGGCCTGTCCCGGGCATCCGCATGTACCAGATCCAGTACAACAGCTCTGCAGACGACATCCTTGTCTACAG GATGATCCCGGCAGACAGTCGCTCATTCCTGTTGACCGACCTGGCATCAGGCCGCACCTATGATCTGTGTGTGCTTGCGGTCTATGAGGACAGTGCCACCGGGTTGACGGCCACACGGCCAGTGGGCTGCGCTCGGTTCTCCACGGAGCCCGCACTACGACCATGCGCGGCCCCCCACGCACCCTTCCTGGGCGGCACCATGATCATCGCGTTGGGAGGCGTCATCGTGGCGTCAGTTCTGGTCTTCATCTTTGTGTTGCTTCTACGCTACAAGGTGCATGGTGGCCAGCCACCGGGCAAGGCCAAGGCCTCAGCTCCTGTCAGCAGTGTTTGCTCCCAGACCAATGGAGCCCTCGGCCCAGTGCCCAGTGCCCCTGCCCCAGAGCCTGCTGCGCCCAGGGCCCATACTGTGGTCCAACTGGACTGTGAACCCTGGGGACCCAGCCACGAACCTGCGGGACCCTAG